GGTATCGGTGGCCCAGAGGACGATCCCCACGGTCCTCGGATACGTCCCGTTGTCCTTCACGTAACGTTCCACCATCTGCTCCGCCATCTTGGAGCCTATCTCCCAGCTGGAATGCCACGGGATCCCGTCCGGGTCTATGGAATAGAAGTTCCTCCCCGTGGGGAGGATCTGCGCCCTCCCCCTGTTGGGACAGCCGGAGGGACCGGGCGGGACGAACCTCCCGTCGAGGGCCAGAAGGACGTTGCCTATCTCGTCCCCCATGCGGCGCAGGGCCCCTATCAGGTCCCCGCAGACGAACGACACCACCTTCTCCAGATCGGGACTGCCTCCGCAGAACATCCCCTTAGAAAGTGCCAGACATTCCCCGGGAGAGAAATCCTCCGCCTGCATCGCCTCGATGAGGCGGAATGATTCGCCGTCCACGGTATCGGACGCCTCCCCTTTGAGCAGCCCGTCGGGAAGGACCCCCGACGGGTCCTTCAGAAGGTCCTCCATGTCCCAGCCGTGGATATCTGCTATCGACTCCCTCAGGGAGGGGACGTCTCCGTTGGCGTATCTGACGAGGGTGTACACCGTCTCCGCCATCCTCTTGCCTTCCGGGACCTCCCCCAGTATGTGGAGGCCGTCTTTTATCATGGCGTCCTTGATCTCAAGAACATAGTCGTAGAGAGCATCCACCCTCTCCTCTATCTCCTCCAGGGAGGAGTCCTTCGACAGTCCCGCCTCATCCAATATGTTCAGTCTGGTACATATGTCCATGACCTTCTCCGCTATAGACGGGATCTTATCCCTCTGGTCGTACTCCTTGGCCTTGAGGAAGACCTGTACGGCGTTCTCCAGTTCGTTGATCGCGTCGTACCCGCCGGAGCGGACCATGGCCGGGATCATATGCGTGGTTATGACGGCGTAACTCCTCCTCTTGGCCTGCATCCCCTCCCCCGGATTGTCTATGATGTACGGATTGACGTTGGGGATGTTTCCCAGGATTATGTCCGGATCGCATTCGCCGGAAAGACCCGCGCTCTTGCCGGGAAGCCATTCGAGCGTCCCGTGGGTACCGACATGTACGACGGCATCGGCCTTCCAGACGTCACGCAGCCACCTGTAGAATCCCAGATACTGGTGGGGCGGGGCCGTCCAGGCGTCGTGGTATGCCTGGGACGTGGTCTTCCCCCTGTCCGGCTGGAACCCTATGAAGACGTTGCCGTCCATTATGCCCGGCAGGAGCTGTCTCCCGTCCAGCACGTGGATGTCCCCCGGAGGGTCGCCCCATCCTTCGACCATCCTCCTCTGTGCGCTTTCCGCTATCTCCCGGAACCATTCCTCGTATCTTTCGGCAGGGACCGTGTCCACCGCGGCCTCGCGTATCTGGACGTCGGACTTCCAGCCATCGTCGTTGGTGACCCCGTCGAGGAGGCGGGTGACGAGTTCCTTCCCGTCCTTGGGAAGCCATTCCAGACTGTATCCGTGCTCCTTCATGCGGTGGAGCATGTCGGAGACGCTCTGGAGGGTATCGAGACCGTACCCTCCTCCCGCAAGGTCCTGCCTCGGAGGATACATGTATATGAGGACCGCGACCTTCTTTTTATCTTCTGGCACATAGCGGAGCGATGCCCATCTGAAGGCGGTGTCGGCCACCATGCGGCACCTCTCCGGGATCGGCATGGTCCTGTAGGCCCCGTCGGGACAGACGACGGCGCCGCAGACCGGTACGGTGTCTATCTGCCCGTCGTACTCGGGATTCACCACGCTCATGGCTATGTCCGCGGACGTGAGACCGAACGGACTCTCCTCCCACTTCTTCGGGTCCCCGTAGAGGGTGACGGCCTGGATCACCGGCACATCGAGCCTCTCGAAGAAGTTGTCCCCGCATACCTGCGTCCCGTTACCTGGGTCTGCGAGGAGGGTCTGGGCGAAACCCATGGTGTTGACGACGCAGTCGACCACGGGCCTCCCGTCCCTTATCAGATATCCGTCCACTATGCCGCGGATACCTATGGAACCCACCAGGTCCCTGACCGACGAGATCATGAATATCGCCACCGCCTCGGCCCCCCTCTCCTCTATGTCGTGGCAGAGCTCGTCCACCATGGCGGTGTTGTGGACGAGGAAATACTTCTGGTGGAAGAACACGGCTATGACCGGCAATCCCTTCCTCCCGACCTTGCCGATGCCTTCCTCCAGAGGGACGTATCCCTCCCCCGGCACGTATATCCCCTGGGCCGGAGGCATGACCGGTTCCGGGACCTCCACATCGGCCCCGGCGAAGGTCTTCAGGGCCCATAGGACCACGGCCTTCTGGTTATCGTCGCCGCCGGCCTCCTCCAACTTCCTGAGGGTCAGGAAGTCGTCGTCCCCCTGTCTGAAGAGACGGCGGT
The nucleotide sequence above comes from Candidatus Methanomethylophilus alvi Mx1201. Encoded proteins:
- the cobN gene encoding cobaltochelatase subunit CobN, producing the protein MLRIAGIGIGSKDGHILAPAVAALSEEYDIDLICGDAVALDGDLERLGEFLDEVRTCDFMLICVHGDVSYFRHFRELEETLEHSDCSALLVCSEPETTAEYRRLFRQGDDDFLTLRKLEEAGGDDNQKAVVLWALKTFAGADVEVPEPVMPPAQGIYVPGEGYVPLEEGIGKVGRKGLPVIAVFFHQKYFLVHNTAMVDELCHDIEERGAEAVAIFMISSVRDLVGSIGIRGIVDGYLIRDGRPVVDCVVNTMGFAQTLLADPGNGTQVCGDNFFERLDVPVIQAVTLYGDPKKWEESPFGLTSADIAMSVVNPEYDGQIDTVPVCGAVVCPDGAYRTMPIPERCRMVADTAFRWASLRYVPEDKKKVAVLIYMYPPRQDLAGGGYGLDTLQSVSDMLHRMKEHGYSLEWLPKDGKELVTRLLDGVTNDDGWKSDVQIREAAVDTVPAERYEEWFREIAESAQRRMVEGWGDPPGDIHVLDGRQLLPGIMDGNVFIGFQPDRGKTTSQAYHDAWTAPPHQYLGFYRWLRDVWKADAVVHVGTHGTLEWLPGKSAGLSGECDPDIILGNIPNVNPYIIDNPGEGMQAKRRSYAVITTHMIPAMVRSGGYDAINELENAVQVFLKAKEYDQRDKIPSIAEKVMDICTRLNILDEAGLSKDSSLEEIEERVDALYDYVLEIKDAMIKDGLHILGEVPEGKRMAETVYTLVRYANGDVPSLRESIADIHGWDMEDLLKDPSGVLPDGLLKGEASDTVDGESFRLIEAMQAEDFSPGECLALSKGMFCGGSPDLEKVVSFVCGDLIGALRRMGDEIGNVLLALDGRFVPPGPSGCPNRGRAQILPTGRNFYSIDPDGIPWHSSWEIGSKMAEQMVERYVKDNGTYPRTVGIVLWATDTMKTGGDDVSYILRLMGLRPVWADYGGRVKDLEVIPLSELKRPRIDVTLRISGLFRDTFPNLVEMIDRGVQTISSLDEDDESNYLAADLRRDVVEAIASGVPADEARRAASVRIFGDAPGQYGCGISDVIETGAWETVGDLAEVYVKHGCYVYGKGLQGEARPDLFRKRLGEMDVTVKNHNSRAVDMLDMDDDMDSLGGFNAAVEGIRGKKPVSYMGDSSDMQNLRLRTAGEEIRFVYRSKVDNPKWLDGLKKHGFAGAKELSKLFDFTLGWSGTSDIVDDWMYDDLAERFILDEETREWIKDENPYAMVDMLRRLDEAMERGLWDATDEMKEKLKDIYLEFEERIEEITDR